The following proteins come from a genomic window of Candidatus Zixiibacteriota bacterium:
- a CDS encoding NAD(P)/FAD-dependent oxidoreductase encodes MHKETDTQAAAETLQRPLDRLPDRVFDVVVVGAGPAGSITSIHLAAAGLEVLLVDRDRFPREKVCGDCLLFDAIDALRRADLLDEITRRGHQPPVATIYSPRRYHFDVPGTYWTIKRRTFDAVLAFAAARRGVLFGHAEINEASVDREGIVCLHVTGCDRVIRSRLAVVATGAQVRLAGRTGLVAREEPSAVAVRRYVRSRYPIDRMILSYDRSLIPGYAWIIPLGDGEYNVGCGCQFEKGESYGSLKRVLETFLKEFPESRRLMEQSEEVSRLGGAALRCGLQGARLIDATSRFVAVGETAGATFPFTGEGIGKAMETGELAADAITRALSSRDFSQLEAYPRRVAEELRPRYRGYFFAEKWLSRPWLNDFVSWRIQSSPLLQRRFKDFVSDTGDPRKVFAVATLVRSFFQ; translated from the coding sequence ATGCACAAAGAAACGGATACACAGGCCGCCGCCGAAACGCTGCAACGTCCCCTCGATCGACTGCCCGATCGAGTGTTCGATGTTGTCGTGGTTGGCGCCGGCCCGGCAGGATCCATTACCTCCATCCACCTCGCTGCCGCCGGGCTCGAAGTGCTTCTCGTCGACCGCGATCGCTTTCCCCGAGAAAAAGTCTGCGGGGATTGTCTTCTCTTTGATGCCATTGATGCCCTCCGCCGCGCCGATCTGTTGGACGAAATAACTCGCCGGGGTCACCAGCCGCCGGTCGCGACAATTTACAGCCCGAGGCGATATCACTTCGATGTTCCCGGGACGTACTGGACTATTAAGAGAAGGACATTCGACGCTGTACTGGCCTTCGCCGCGGCACGGCGCGGAGTGCTGTTCGGTCATGCGGAAATCAACGAAGCCTCCGTAGATCGCGAGGGAATAGTCTGCCTGCACGTCACCGGGTGCGATCGCGTCATCCGTTCGAGACTTGCGGTCGTCGCCACCGGCGCACAAGTCCGACTGGCCGGCCGCACAGGCCTGGTTGCCCGTGAGGAACCCAGCGCAGTCGCCGTCCGCCGCTACGTACGGTCCCGATATCCCATCGACAGGATGATCCTCTCCTACGACCGCTCGCTGATCCCCGGGTATGCCTGGATCATACCGCTCGGCGACGGAGAATACAATGTCGGATGCGGATGCCAATTCGAGAAGGGAGAGTCGTACGGCAGCCTCAAGCGCGTGCTGGAGACGTTTCTGAAAGAGTTTCCCGAGAGCCGGCGGTTGATGGAGCAATCCGAGGAGGTATCCAGACTCGGTGGGGCCGCACTTCGCTGCGGACTTCAAGGTGCACGCCTGATCGACGCCACGAGTCGATTTGTGGCGGTCGGTGAAACCGCCGGGGCGACCTTTCCGTTCACCGGCGAGGGTATCGGGAAGGCCATGGAGACCGGCGAATTGGCGGCTGACGCCATCACACGGGCGCTCAGCTCCAGGGACTTTTCTCAACTTGAAGCCTATCCGAGGCGTGTCGCCGAAGAACTCCGCCCCAGATACCGAGGATACTTCTTCGCGGAGAAGTGGCTGTCACGCCCGTGGCTCAACGATTTCGTGTCCTGGCGCATTCAAAGCAGCCCGCTTTTGCAGCGGCGCTTCAAAGACTTTGTTTCGGATACGGGGGATCCCCGAAAGGTCTTCGCAGTCGCCACACTTGTTCGTTCATTCTTCCAGTAG
- a CDS encoding CoA-binding protein gives MKPDPAIVAFSTPQRVAVVGVSRTRWKFGNTVFRELLRRGYDAVPVSMSDVPIEGKRAFLSLSVIPDPPESVIVVVKPERVGGLVDEAVRTGVRRIWFQQGADFTEAAALAKAAGLDVVTGKCILMYAEPVGGIHAVHRYLSRLFSRLRGVS, from the coding sequence GTGAAACCCGACCCCGCCATTGTCGCTTTTTCGACGCCGCAACGTGTCGCTGTCGTAGGAGTATCCCGGACCCGATGGAAGTTCGGTAATACGGTTTTTCGGGAATTGCTTCGGAGGGGGTACGACGCTGTCCCCGTCTCCATGAGTGACGTTCCGATTGAGGGGAAACGTGCCTTTCTGTCCCTATCTGTAATCCCGGATCCTCCTGAATCGGTCATTGTCGTGGTGAAACCGGAGCGGGTCGGCGGTTTAGTCGACGAAGCTGTTCGGACCGGGGTGCGCCGGATCTGGTTTCAGCAGGGTGCAGATTTCACCGAGGCCGCCGCGCTGGCAAAGGCCGCGGGGCTCGATGTTGTCACCGGCAAGTGCATCCTCATGTACGCGGAGCCGGTTGGCGGTATACACGCCGTTCACCGGTATCTCTCCAGGTTGTTTTCACGTCTACGGGGTGTCAGTTGA
- a CDS encoding DUF4340 domain-containing protein → MDQTRKTVIYAAVAVVLAVIAWIASPSRITPEAFMDQGEPFFADFTDPNAAQSLEIVSFDKETGTARPFKVHFKDGRWTIPSHHDYPADARDRLARTAAGIIELKKDDFRTDSPADFDTLGVIDPLDESSPSINGRGTRVTVRGQNDVVLADLIFGRDVPGRAGMKFVRQPDQKRVYAVRADVDLSGRFSDWIKTDLLEVTRGKVNRVEINDYSINERTRRVEERDRITLERTDIGAWKINNLASGRALDTIAVDRLLGALDSLAIVGVRPKPVGLSRSLTASSSEPISQADVLSLQSKGFYLGQDGQLLSNEGELKVLTDDGVAYTLRFGEVLFGAGDALSAGVDGAEESSGNGQESRYLFVTTTFDTKAFDEPPRPANEEFRTKPDSLLSDDDRRNKELSTEHDRWKSRVERGRRLSEDLNNRFADWYYVISADSFEKLKLDRQDLTMAK, encoded by the coding sequence ATGGACCAGACCCGGAAAACCGTCATCTACGCTGCGGTAGCGGTCGTGTTGGCTGTTATAGCCTGGATCGCATCGCCGTCACGCATTACTCCCGAGGCCTTCATGGATCAGGGCGAGCCATTCTTCGCCGACTTCACGGATCCGAACGCGGCCCAGAGCCTTGAGATTGTGAGCTTCGACAAGGAAACCGGCACGGCGCGGCCTTTCAAAGTGCATTTCAAGGATGGACGATGGACCATTCCATCCCACCACGACTATCCGGCCGACGCGCGCGACCGGCTTGCCAGGACCGCGGCGGGGATAATCGAACTCAAGAAAGACGACTTCCGCACCGACTCGCCGGCCGATTTTGATACGCTGGGGGTGATAGATCCGCTCGATGAGAGCAGCCCGTCGATCAACGGCCGGGGAACCCGCGTCACGGTGCGCGGGCAGAACGACGTGGTCCTCGCCGATCTCATTTTCGGTCGCGATGTTCCCGGACGGGCCGGAATGAAGTTCGTGCGGCAGCCGGACCAGAAACGGGTGTATGCCGTTCGTGCCGATGTCGACTTGAGCGGCCGCTTCAGCGATTGGATTAAGACCGATCTACTGGAAGTCACGCGGGGCAAAGTCAACCGCGTTGAGATCAATGACTATTCGATTAATGAGCGGACCCGGCGAGTGGAGGAACGAGATCGTATCACGCTGGAGCGGACCGATATCGGCGCCTGGAAAATCAATAACCTCGCAAGCGGCCGCGCGCTCGATACGATCGCCGTCGATCGACTGCTCGGTGCGCTCGACAGCCTCGCAATTGTCGGGGTGCGCCCCAAACCGGTAGGGCTGTCTCGTTCGTTGACGGCCTCTTCGTCTGAGCCGATCTCACAAGCCGACGTGCTGTCTTTGCAGAGCAAGGGGTTTTATCTCGGACAGGATGGCCAGTTACTTTCAAACGAGGGAGAGCTCAAGGTGCTCACCGACGACGGTGTAGCGTACACGCTCCGGTTCGGGGAAGTCCTGTTCGGCGCCGGTGACGCGCTTTCGGCCGGTGTGGACGGCGCAGAGGAGTCGTCCGGGAACGGGCAGGAGAGCCGCTATCTTTTTGTAACGACCACTTTCGATACAAAGGCGTTCGACGAGCCGCCCCGGCCGGCCAACGAAGAGTTCCGCACCAAACCCGACTCGCTGCTGAGTGACGATGATCGTCGCAACAAAGAGCTATCGACCGAACATGACCGGTGGAAAAGCCGGGTGGAGCGAGGGCGCAGGCTCTCCGAAGACCTGAACAACCGGTTCGCTGACTGGTACTATGTCATCTCCGCCGACAGCTTCGAGAAACTCAAGCTCGACCGGCAGGACCTGACCATGGCGAAATAG
- a CDS encoding glycosyl hydrolase, whose product MKKLVALSGVIVLAAGIYWLQYDRPRYITDDYPIKDHLSQGERPPKPPGKRPGDWFHVQRAWPHDTLSVEKQLVATEFSRQALAAFALKASESSAWQQAGPTNIPGRITAIDVHPSDLATVYAGSAAGGVFKSTDSGVTWSPIFDDVGSPAIGAIAIDPSDPATVYVGTGEANQGADNYPGTGIYKSIDAGLTWSHLGLTESRHIGRIIVDPSNSQRIFVAAGGRHFGDGNPVRGVYRSDDGGATWLQKLYISDITSCIDIVYNHNDGTVLAAMWDKVRYIDQPTILGGPNTGVYRSSNFGDTWAPAGGGIPGPSDTLGRIGLTMAQASNVVYAMFSNRSGEFVSLWKSVNNGATWTRVNDGDLLAAPLNASWAGGWYFGQVRVAPSDPDLVFATGLDIWRSNDGGATWFWTSGNIHVDQHAVWIDPNNPNRVYSGGDGGVNYSTSAGNSWAVRLNQPSTQFYAIEIDPSDPNRLYGGTQDNGTLRTLTGNIDDWTGILGGDGFYVIVDPTDPDVIYAEAQNGYLYKSTDGGFNWGWALSSINYNNYRHNWSTPIAMDPNDNLVIYYGTNHLLRSIDGAGTFVEISGDLTNGPHPRGNFGTITTIAVAPSNSSVVYVGTDDGNVWVSQNVGAGNTWTRLDASLPDRWVTRVNVDPHHANIAYVTFSGFWDGEPQPHIFRTENYGANWTDIGTGLPDSPINDVIPDPEDSLTLFIGTDYGVFTTINLGASWAPLGTGLPVIPVHDLAFDPGTRLLAAGTHGRSMFTIDLGGCCTGQSGNVNDNIAGTVDLSDLIYLVNALFQGGPLPPCSAAANVNGDSNCDIDLSDLVFLVNYLFMGGPAPMPCIAGC is encoded by the coding sequence ATGAAGAAACTGGTCGCGCTCTCGGGCGTCATAGTGCTGGCAGCGGGGATTTACTGGCTTCAGTACGACCGGCCGCGTTATATCACCGATGACTATCCAATCAAGGATCATCTCAGCCAGGGCGAGCGCCCCCCGAAGCCACCGGGTAAACGGCCCGGCGACTGGTTTCACGTCCAGCGAGCCTGGCCCCATGATACCCTATCAGTCGAGAAGCAATTGGTCGCAACCGAGTTCAGCCGCCAGGCGCTCGCCGCTTTCGCGCTCAAGGCCAGTGAGTCATCCGCCTGGCAGCAGGCAGGACCGACCAATATTCCGGGGCGCATTACGGCGATTGACGTCCATCCATCGGATCTCGCGACCGTATACGCAGGTTCAGCCGCGGGCGGCGTTTTCAAATCAACTGATTCAGGTGTGACCTGGTCGCCCATCTTCGACGATGTCGGCAGCCCGGCGATCGGCGCCATCGCTATCGATCCCAGTGATCCGGCGACTGTCTACGTCGGGACCGGTGAGGCCAACCAGGGGGCCGACAACTATCCGGGGACGGGAATATACAAGTCAATCGATGCGGGGTTGACGTGGAGCCACCTCGGCCTGACCGAATCACGCCACATCGGCAGGATCATCGTGGATCCATCCAATTCGCAGCGCATCTTCGTGGCCGCTGGCGGGCGACATTTCGGCGACGGGAACCCCGTTCGTGGCGTGTATCGCTCCGACGATGGTGGCGCCACCTGGCTACAGAAACTCTATATTTCCGATATCACGTCGTGTATAGACATCGTCTATAATCACAACGACGGCACGGTGCTGGCCGCCATGTGGGACAAAGTGCGGTATATCGATCAGCCTACGATTCTCGGCGGGCCGAATACGGGTGTCTATCGATCCTCCAATTTCGGAGACACTTGGGCGCCGGCGGGAGGCGGCATCCCGGGGCCCTCGGATACGCTTGGACGTATCGGACTGACGATGGCTCAGGCTTCAAACGTCGTGTACGCCATGTTTTCGAATCGAAGCGGCGAGTTTGTCAGCCTGTGGAAAAGCGTCAACAACGGGGCCACCTGGACGCGAGTGAATGACGGCGACCTGCTTGCCGCACCGTTGAACGCTTCGTGGGCAGGTGGCTGGTATTTCGGGCAGGTACGGGTGGCGCCGTCGGATCCAGATCTTGTATTTGCCACCGGACTTGACATCTGGCGCAGCAACGACGGAGGGGCCACGTGGTTCTGGACCTCCGGCAACATTCACGTGGATCAGCACGCCGTGTGGATCGATCCGAACAATCCAAACCGCGTATACTCCGGCGGTGATGGCGGCGTCAATTATTCGACCTCGGCCGGTAACAGCTGGGCGGTTCGACTCAATCAGCCGAGCACGCAGTTTTACGCCATCGAGATCGACCCAAGTGATCCCAACCGTCTCTACGGCGGAACGCAGGACAACGGTACGCTGCGCACGCTTACCGGCAACATAGATGATTGGACCGGGATTCTGGGCGGCGACGGATTCTACGTCATCGTCGATCCGACCGACCCGGACGTGATTTACGCCGAAGCCCAGAACGGATACCTGTATAAGTCCACCGATGGTGGTTTCAACTGGGGCTGGGCGCTTTCGTCCATCAATTACAACAATTACCGGCACAACTGGAGTACGCCGATCGCCATGGATCCGAATGACAACCTCGTGATCTACTACGGCACCAACCATTTGTTGCGCAGCATTGACGGCGCCGGCACGTTTGTCGAGATCAGCGGCGATCTGACAAACGGTCCGCATCCGCGCGGCAACTTCGGAACCATTACAACGATTGCCGTCGCGCCGTCCAACAGCAGTGTCGTGTACGTGGGAACGGATGACGGCAACGTCTGGGTGAGTCAGAATGTCGGCGCAGGCAATACGTGGACCAGACTCGATGCCAGTCTGCCAGACCGCTGGGTGACACGGGTGAATGTTGATCCGCACCACGCGAACATCGCCTACGTCACCTTTTCCGGTTTCTGGGACGGGGAACCGCAGCCGCACATATTCCGGACCGAGAACTATGGTGCGAATTGGACCGACATCGGTACGGGGCTTCCTGACTCTCCTATCAATGACGTTATCCCTGATCCGGAAGACTCATTGACGCTCTTCATCGGTACCGACTACGGAGTGTTTACGACAATCAACCTAGGTGCGAGCTGGGCGCCGCTCGGTACCGGGCTTCCGGTAATTCCGGTTCACGATCTGGCCTTTGACCCCGGTACTCGGCTGCTGGCGGCAGGTACCCATGGCAGGTCGATGTTCACCATCGATCTGGGCGGATGCTGCACGGGACAATCGGGTAACGTCAACGATAATATCGCCGGTACAGTAGATCTCTCCGACCTCATCTACCTGGTCAACGCGCTTTTCCAGGGCGGACCACTGCCACCGTGCAGTGCAGCAGCCAATGTCAACGGGGACTCGAACTGTGATATCGATTTGTCCGACCTGGTCTTCCTCGTAAACTACCTGTTTATGGGAGGCCCGGCTCCGATGCCGTGCATTGCGGGCTGCTAA
- a CDS encoding GNAT family N-acetyltransferase: MYSIRPLDEASFDDAVTLMTNAYPGIARDGSAGLERVRQYMRDELLDPRVSYCGCYDDRRLVGFMRLHDFRINVRGTLISGGGVGGVAVDLTHKKRGVAKAMMEYYLRQYRSREASLALLWPFRPDFYHQMGFGYGAKMYRYRVTAQQLPPSEERFRCRFLNANDIPQLLGCHNAIAAERHGMAEENEHTFFKTFRPERMHKVLGYEFDGVLEGYAVLAFTNFDPGNFIKYDLRVHHLLYLTPRALSGMLGFLHSQFDQVRHVLIASPDDAFHYLCQDPRDNSDVLEQPVFHQTNTAGVGIMFRVIDFDRLCGQLQPVAFPGSEISVGIMLRDTFLPENDGRRVVAFRGGRAELVAVDSPTVEINLPIAEFSSMVMGAVTFDKLCEYGIATIDKPARVADVTRLFATETPPLCLTSF, encoded by the coding sequence ATGTACTCGATCAGACCACTGGACGAGGCATCGTTTGACGATGCCGTCACATTGATGACTAACGCTTACCCAGGTATCGCCCGGGATGGCAGTGCGGGCCTCGAACGCGTGCGGCAGTATATGCGGGACGAACTGCTGGATCCGCGTGTGTCGTACTGCGGCTGTTATGATGACCGGCGACTGGTCGGGTTTATGCGATTGCACGATTTTCGCATCAACGTGAGGGGCACTTTGATAAGCGGGGGAGGAGTCGGCGGCGTGGCGGTTGACCTGACCCACAAGAAACGCGGTGTCGCCAAAGCAATGATGGAATACTATCTGCGACAGTACCGCTCGCGAGAAGCCTCGCTGGCCCTGTTATGGCCCTTTCGACCGGACTTCTATCACCAGATGGGATTTGGCTACGGAGCCAAAATGTACCGGTATCGCGTGACAGCGCAACAGCTACCTCCATCTGAAGAGCGATTCCGATGTCGATTCCTGAACGCCAACGATATCCCGCAGTTGCTGGGCTGCCACAATGCGATCGCCGCCGAACGGCACGGCATGGCCGAGGAAAACGAACATACGTTTTTCAAGACCTTTCGGCCGGAGCGCATGCACAAAGTCCTGGGCTATGAATTCGACGGTGTCCTCGAAGGCTACGCCGTGCTGGCCTTTACGAACTTTGACCCCGGCAACTTCATTAAGTATGACCTGAGAGTACACCACCTGTTGTACCTGACTCCCCGCGCCTTGAGCGGAATGTTGGGATTTCTTCACAGCCAATTCGATCAGGTGCGCCACGTGCTGATCGCATCACCGGATGACGCCTTTCATTATCTCTGTCAGGACCCCCGTGACAACAGCGATGTTTTGGAGCAGCCGGTGTTTCACCAGACCAACACCGCAGGTGTCGGTATCATGTTTCGCGTGATTGACTTCGATCGACTGTGCGGACAACTCCAACCCGTGGCATTTCCCGGGTCCGAGATCTCAGTCGGTATTATGCTGCGAGACACCTTCCTTCCGGAGAATGACGGTCGACGGGTTGTAGCGTTTCGGGGTGGACGTGCTGAATTGGTAGCCGTCGATTCACCGACGGTTGAGATAAACCTCCCGATAGCGGAATTCTCGTCCATGGTAATGGGCGCGGTGACTTTTGATAAGCTGTGTGAATACGGTATCGCGACGATCGACAAACCTGCACGAGTTGCCGATGTCACGCGCCTGTTTGCGACTGAGACTCCGCCGTTGTGCCTGACGTCTTTTTAG
- a CDS encoding dicarboxylate/amino acid:cation symporter, which translates to MMTRKSGNIVLAGMIAAAVLGALGGYYLPEFFSSIGFLGTIFLNALKMIVVPLIVASMIVGVTSLGDVRKLGRTAGYTFLYYLSTTALAVITGLILVNLLQPGVGVEQLGTDVSEIVAKGQGKTLLDVLVSLIPSNIVKAAADGDILPLIFFSLLFGAVLSSLGEKGKPVIEFFESLNLAIMKMVTLIIWFAPIGVLAIIGEIVARERGSVADLLSRLGMYVLTVLLGLMIHGAITLPLLLRVFAKRNALSYGANIGQALATAFTTASSSATLPLTMEQVVDRNKVDSRAASFVLPLGATINMDGTAMYEAVAALFIAQVYGVDLTIGQQVVIFFTATLASIGAAGIPHAGTVMMVFVLSAVDLPLEGIGFIWAIDWFLDRCRTTVNVWGDAVGAAIVANTREFSGRADEPLDPHV; encoded by the coding sequence ATGATGACTCGAAAATCAGGCAACATCGTTCTGGCCGGTATGATTGCCGCCGCCGTCCTTGGAGCGCTGGGTGGTTACTACCTGCCGGAATTCTTCAGCTCTATCGGTTTTCTCGGAACGATCTTCCTGAACGCCCTCAAGATGATAGTTGTACCGCTGATCGTTGCGTCCATGATCGTCGGCGTCACGTCGCTCGGCGACGTGCGCAAGCTCGGCAGAACCGCCGGATACACTTTCCTGTACTACTTGTCTACGACCGCACTGGCGGTGATCACCGGCCTGATTTTGGTGAATCTCCTCCAGCCGGGAGTAGGCGTCGAGCAATTGGGAACGGACGTGTCGGAGATCGTGGCCAAAGGACAGGGAAAAACGCTGCTTGATGTGCTTGTCAGTCTTATTCCCTCCAATATCGTGAAAGCGGCTGCCGACGGCGACATCCTTCCACTGATATTCTTCTCCCTCCTGTTTGGAGCGGTCCTGAGTTCGCTGGGGGAGAAGGGCAAGCCGGTTATCGAGTTCTTCGAGTCACTCAACCTGGCCATCATGAAGATGGTCACCCTTATCATATGGTTTGCCCCGATTGGCGTTCTGGCTATCATAGGGGAGATTGTCGCGCGCGAGCGCGGTTCGGTCGCAGACCTTCTCTCGCGGCTGGGGATGTACGTACTCACTGTGCTGCTCGGATTGATGATTCATGGTGCAATCACACTGCCGCTGCTGCTCCGGGTATTCGCAAAACGAAACGCCTTATCGTACGGCGCCAATATCGGCCAGGCGCTTGCCACCGCCTTCACGACGGCGTCTTCATCGGCAACTCTCCCGCTGACGATGGAACAGGTGGTCGACCGTAACAAGGTAGACAGCCGCGCCGCGTCTTTTGTCCTGCCGCTCGGGGCGACCATCAACATGGATGGGACGGCGATGTATGAAGCGGTGGCGGCGTTGTTTATCGCTCAAGTGTACGGAGTCGATCTCACGATCGGACAGCAAGTCGTGATCTTCTTCACAGCGACCCTCGCGTCAATCGGCGCGGCGGGGATACCCCATGCAGGTACCGTGATGATGGTGTTCGTGCTCTCGGCGGTGGACCTTCCGCTGGAGGGAATCGGCTTCATCTGGGCCATCGACTGGTTTCTCGACCGGTGTCGGACCACTGTCAATGTGTGGGGAGATGCTGTAGGCGCCGCGATAGTCGCAAATACGAGGGAGTTTTCCGGACGCGCGGACGAGCCGCTCGATCCTCATGTATAG